One Ranitomeya variabilis isolate aRanVar5 chromosome 4, aRanVar5.hap1, whole genome shotgun sequence genomic window, aaacctttcccacattctgaacatgaaaagggtttctcccctgtgtgggttctttggtgtagaACAAGATTgtatttctgtttaaaacatttctcacattctgaacaggaaaaaggcttctcccctgtgtgagttctctggtgcttaaccaaagctgatttcccattataacatttcccacattctgaacatgaaaaaggtttctcccctgtgtgggttctttggtgaatAACAATATTGCATTTcactttaaaacatttcccacattctgaacaggaaaaaggcttctcccctgtgtgagttctctggtgcttaaccaaagctgatttcccattataacattttccacattctgaacatgaaaaaggtttctcccctatgTGGGTTCTTTGTTGTCTAACAAGACTGCATTTCTCGCTAAAATAATTCCCACGttctggacaggaaaaaggcttctcccctgagtgagttctctggtgcctatCCAAATCTGATTTCTccttaaaacctttcccacattctgaacatgaaaaaggtttctcccctgtgtgggttctttggtgtataacaagattggatttctgtttaaaacatttcccacattctgaagaggaaaaaggtttctcccctgtgtgagttctctggtgcctatCCAAAtctgatttctcgttaaaacatttcccacattctgaataggataaaggtttctcccctgtgtgggttctttggtgtataacaagatgtaatttgtgtttaaaacattttccacacttggaacaagaaaatcttttctccactgtgtgaatttttggatttttaagaaaagacttttcgaTGAGAAAActgtttccacattctgaacatgaaaatgtcttCTTTGATTTAGGAGTATTTCTGTTTTTAATACTTATTTTGTGACTCTGATTTTCCTTAGTTGTcactaatgaatcagaagacacgacctgtttcaaaggatcagatgagatATATTTGCtgcgaagggatgatggtatatctggagtaatggcattaacTTCAATTGTATCCAGTGGGACCTCAAAATCATCTGATATAAAAATTGAAGATGTGAGCTGTTCCTTTGATCTCTGGTAGTCATCTGCAAGATAtaaaccaattattttttttttaatataatagcCTTGAATGTCATTTAACATTTTTACTTAAACTGTCTGCAAAAATtgcaagttatgtaaaaatattgaattcttcaccaagacaatgacagttcatagTCTAATAGAGAATCTCATATGATGAACCTGTGGAGTGTGGTAtttaactgtttgttcattctgcctacaaaatatggaataaaaagccacaaTGAAACATTAGGTTGACGaacataataccaataaaaacttctattcatctaacaaaaaacaagtccccactcaggtcctccaacagaggtttccacattattagtggctcaaaggctcttgaaaagcaacatggcttccattAACCAATCCAGCAATAACCACTCTGCCAAAGTCAAATTTTCCCCTAGTTTCTGAGCTTTTCAGTTTGCCCAAACCacatgtatttggcattactatagtgagaagaacccacttaatttatggtgtgtgtgtctcctggagcacaatcagggcactatgtgttgggtaataaaatggcatacttgcaatttttttctcccacATCCACTGTGTGCTAATTTCTAAAAGGGCCTGTAGAATCAAAAATAGTCACTACTCCAATAGTTTAGTTctctgagggttataatttccaaaatggagtcatttgatGGGGATTTCTTCAGCTCTGATTTTCTgaaattttgtcatattagggcttctgcagatGGTGTGTCACATCTCTTCTGTCATCTGCTCCTATGACGTCACCAGGCATGTCCTTAATCATATGGCAGGGGGCGCTGGTAATGAAGTAGGCGTTGGAACCAAAAGCTTTGGACGACATAGGCTAAGATTAGGGTGCCTGAGACaagtagtaccatccagtctggcagtatgggtatATGTGCTGTCCAGCTGAAGTAATCTTCTCCCTGATTCAGCCAATTGGATAGCACCATATTCTTCAAAAACTCGAAGCATATTGAAGGAAGCAGacagatacagccttgttctcctctcGTTCAGTCCTTTATGCTCAGCTCatggcttgtgtatttgtttcctgttgtgatccCGACCTGTTTGTTGACTACTCTTacatcttctgattttgtattttctctgccttactggttctgacccagctacctgactattgtTCTTCCCATTTCACATCACAGAACAGAAGGCAACACTGTGGcccaagcctaggggtctctgtgtAAGCCCAGATCCATGTAGAGGTGTTAAATGGTGATGCCCAAGACAATCCCAGGGATCAGGAAAATGGAGTAGATGGCGCCAAGCCTGTTCATGGTGGCCATATTTTGAGCTGCCAGGTGGCCACAAACACTGCTCCTAATATATtgtgtctgcaatctattccagtaAGATCTGGATTCAAATAGCTACATGGAGCTCCCTCCCTTCTCAACCCTGAAATGTGCCAAGACAGTAATGTACAACCGTTTATAGGGTATTGTCCGATACAAGAGAAGTTGTAAAATAATTTGTGCGGTCCATCTGTTTGGTATTACcctttgtgaaagtgaaaaaaaaatgaggCTTCTATTTTGTGAAGAATTCTAAAATTTAACACCATAAAGATTTCAAAAATGGGCCCtgattaggaacacaaaactggctgcaggaACTGGTTATCAGAGTCTTTTGGGAactaactactgtagtcaaaaactgtgactatagacagtaccccatctactgaaatgatcaaactcaacaatcttcatcagtaaaaaatgagtaactagtggtgaaacctctctggagtAGTTACAGTATGGGGCTTTGTGGTTCTTGGCAATCTAAATTATCATAaaggccaatattttctgtcaggtcAGTTTCAAAAATAAATATTAGGCAGTCGTTGATAAGAGTAGAGAATGTATTAGTGCTCCCCATTTCAGTAGAGATTGTCCAGTAATATGAATTCCTTAGAATtgaaaacataatggaatttatgatgtggagtgaatccatgaaaccagggcttaaGCCATGCCAACATTTTCTGCAGGcataaataaatgtatattacagccatcacccacgcacagcttagagatatatcctGGGACAAGTATAATGCTTTTTATGCAGTTTATCATAATCCTCcttgaagttagtcggttttaaaagaaattgaaaagtcaggacaaagggaaactctgttgttattgtacagaaattcacacttggcctcactgcacatttaccaTTGTCGTTCATAAAAGCGAAGTTTgggcagaaagactggacctggtcttgtagggactatATGAGCATGTTCAGCAGCACAGTAAGGGGAGatggtagattcatccaataagatatcagggatctaggatgccaacagcatcattaccctctgcttcgtcttacaggcccatcataatttTTTATTCAAGTGATTTTCTACGTCATTTGGCTTTCTAGTTTACAGATCTCGGTAGGTAACGGTCAGCGTCTTCTAATCCCGGGGGTAAGTGGAtactccaggttgtaagttctatagaaaaggatttaaagggtatctgtcaccccaaaattcgcctataagctaaggccaccggaatcaggggcttatctacagcaatctgtaatgccgtagataagcccccgatgtcacctgaaagataagaaacataggctatattatactcacccaggggtgggcccggtgcggtccggtccgatggacggcatggtccaggtccagcgcctcccatcttcatacgatgatgtcctcttctttgcttcctgccacagctcctgcgcaggtgttctttatctgccctgttgagggcagagcaaagtactgagtgCGCAGGTGCcaagaaagatcagagaggcccggcgcctatgcactgcagtactttacgctgccctcaacagggcagataaagtacgcctacgcaggagtcgtggcaggaagcaaagaagaggatgtcatcatatgaagataggaggtgctggacctggaccgcgatgcccaccgGATCAGACCACATCGGGACTGCcattgggtgagtataatataacctgtttttcttatctttcaggtgacatcgggggcttatctacagcattacagaattctgcagataagtccctgatgctggtggccttagcttataggcgaattttggggtgacagattccctttaacaatttcACAAAGTAATTTCAACATTTCCATATGGATCAGAATGTTGTGGTCtacaggcaaaatggtgatcacacgattgggaaaagactggaaaagacTAGCCGTGACTAGGAAGAATctttgacttctctgcatttagtgatcACTACCAgaaatgagcgaatttgttcggaaatgatcaccaaacataaatttggcacggatATGGCACATTAGAATTTGTGatcggaaacccgagcaaaattttataaaatatataaaaatcggtaacattcggtaaaagtgcgggaaaatatttgcgttgccacaaaaatattttcagcactttagcaatgataatggtggtgcatcatgagcgtttggcatgtgtttgatgggtggagggggtttgcagagctcagaagcgCGGCGGTTCTTGTAAGCACAGCAGTCTTTTAATTTTTCTTCCTAAATTTATGTGTGCACAATGCAGCTAGCCAACAAGTGCGCAGGAaaaacccacaatgtcctgacaccacgacttgtgtcattggctactcaaatcacatgtccctctccatataaacagCAGACATcttttttagcgccattttgacactaacagtgcagagaggctgctcctgacactgccaTTGTTAACATCAAGATTTCAGCTAGTTAGTTAGGCGATTGTATATtaatcagatagtgtagctagacagTGTTCAGTTTGGCTGTAAAATTAACCTTCAGGAATTTTGGGGCGGGAACATTACTGAGGTTCACAaagtcagcagggcacatgtcctacaagtgtgttgtgcatggagcacaaaagAATCAGTGcataagtatagcattctaaatactgtatatactcgagtataagctgacctgagtacaagctgagacccctaattttgtcacaaaaaactgggtaaacttaatgactcgagtataagcctagggtggaaaatgcagcagctaccggtaaatgtcaaaaataaaaatagctaccaataaaagtaaaattaattgagacatcagtaggttaagtgtttttgaacattcatattgaatcaggagccccatataatgctccatacagttcatgatgggccccataagatgctccatagagatatttgccccatataatgctgcacatggccccataagatgctccatagagatatttgccctatataatgctgcacaaatgctgattatggccccataagatgctccatagagatatttgccccatataatgctgcacatagctctataagatgcttcatagagatatttgccccatataatgctgcacaaatgctgattatggcccccataagatgctccatagtgatatttgccccgtataatgctccacaaatgctgattatggccccataagatgctccatagacacatttgcctcgtataatgctgaacaaatgctgattatggccccataagatgctccatagagatatttgccccagataatgctgcacatagctctataagatgcttcatagagatatttggcccatataatgctgcacaaatgctgattatggctccataagatgctccatagagatatttgccccatataatgctgcataaatgctgattatggcccccataagatgctccatagacacatttgccctgtataatgctccacaaatgctgattatggccccataaaatgttccatagacacatttgcctcgtataatgctgcacaaatgctgattatggccccatacaggctcggactgacccaccggagaaccggaggatcctccggtgggcccaggcacagacacctgctggtagggcccccactgctcctggGAACCccttgaagatgatactcaccaggaccctgctccagcgatggtctcggcgtctgcactgcagctcgtcctgcttgtgcggtcacgtggtaccgctcattaaggccatgaatatgtgcatattcatgaccttaatgacagtatcacatgaccacacaagcaggaagcagatgggatgctgcgccgccgccgggagtcgggacagagcgcaaGGGATGTCGGCATggccgtgcagtgtgtgggacaggtgagtatgaggacggGGGTACTGGAGGCTGAAGGAGGAGATAAGGCGGCGGCGGGGGTAGGGTGTGTGGGGGTaagtctggggaagattgctggtcacactgggggcagtgctgtacactggggcaatgctggacactggggcagattgctggacaatggggcagattgctggacaatggggcagatagattgctggacacactgggggcaatgctggacactggggcagattgctggtcacactgggggcagtgctggacactgggcagattgctggacactggggcagattgctggacactggggcagattgctggtcacactgggggcagtgctgtacactggggcaatgctggacactggggcagattgctggtcacactgggggcagtgttgtgaactctgttttcgggctccctcttgtggtcacaggtggtactgtgtgacttttgctttgggcccccctggtggctttgtgtgTTATTCT contains:
- the LOC143766430 gene encoding uncharacterized protein LOC143766430 isoform X2 — encoded protein: MCQVSVGRQSRLRRQQRAVRQSNVRRLWPVSLNLGEDLTHINTTETYVRGDEWYKEEICTYDYPDDYQRSKEQLTSSIFISDDFEVPLDTIEVNAITPDIPSSLRSKYISSDPLKQVVSSDSLVTTKENQSHKISIKNRNTPKSKKTFSCSECGNSFLIEKSFLKNPKIHTVEKRFSCSKCGKCFKHKLHLVIHQRTHTGEKPLSYSECGKCFNEKSDLDRHQRTHTGEKPFSSSECGKCFKQKSNLVIHQRTHTGEKPFSCSECGKGFKEKSDLDRHQRTHSGEKPFSCPERGNYFSEKCSLVRQQRTHIGEKPFSCSECGKCYNGKSALVKHQRTHTGEKPFSCSECGKCFKVKCNIVIHQRTHTGEKPFSCSECGKCYNGKSALVKHQRTHTGEKPFSCSECEKCFKQKYNLVLHQRTHTGEKPFSCSECGKGFKENSSLVKHQRTHSGEKPFSCSECVKCFNQKSHLVTHQRTHTGEKPFSCSECGKCFNEKSSLVKHQRTHTGEKPFSCSECGKCFNERSSLVKHQRTHTGEKPFSCSECGKCFNEKSSLFTHQRTHSGETPFSCSECGKGFKVNSSLVKHQRTHSGEKPFSCSECGKCFNQKSHLVTHQRTHTGEKPFSCSECGKCFNEKSSLVNHQRTHTGEKPFSCSECGKCFNEKSSLVKHQRTHTGEKPFSCSECGKCFNQKSSLVKHQRTHTVEKPFSCSECGKCFVRKSYLLSHQKIHTEKPFSCS